A genomic window from Anguilla rostrata isolate EN2019 chromosome 14, ASM1855537v3, whole genome shotgun sequence includes:
- the LOC135239983 gene encoding solute carrier family 46 member 2 → MQRLSPFRYYVEPVVLCAQLASSFYDTGLQMVVYERCANATNTINHTATDEEKQKAISNFYMTYTILSSLLPFIPAYFLARRGDNGYRRVPIAVPLVGYLISRTLLLLVILLELPIEVMFGGAVIYGLCGGFASYWAGVMALVSVSSSEGRRSLHLSRTELIYGLAGFFGSIASGHLFQLYVVENKQGVVLVVLSVLLYLFCFLYVVFVLKTSHDDRKSRSSQDGQDGQEIGILNHRYRDIVNVVLLFASAILYDIAVAGAMEILMSFVRKEPLNWNAVYVGYGNAAGFAIFFTSFLGVFVFSKCASDTTLIIIGMLSFAAGIYFMAFVTATYMFYLARTLTLFALIPMPIIRSLLSKQVQGSSCGKILTMLQLSFSLASLAYSPIFTKVYQATLEWFPGFTFLFSSILTVLAIIPTSIVGCRTARQEGYERIQGN, encoded by the exons ATGCAGCGTTTGTCACCGTTTCGGTACTATGTTGAACCCGTCGTTCTTTGTGCCCAACTTGCCAGTTCGTTCTATGATACTGGTTTACAGATGGTAGTGTATGAGCGATGCGCCAATGCGACCAACACCATCAATCACACCGCCACTgatgaggaaaaacagaaagccATTTCCAACTTTTACATGACTTACACTATATTGTCGAGCCTTCTCCCATTCATACCCGCTTATTTTCTGGCGAGACGTGGGGATAATGGGTACAGGAGGGTACCCATCGCTGTGCCTTTGGTGGGTTACCTGATTTCAAGAACTCTGCTCCTGCTGGTTATCCTGCTGGAGTTACCCATCGAAGTGATGTTTGGGGGAGCGGTGATTTATGGACTGTGTGGGGGATTTGCCTCGTATTGGGCAGGTGTCATGGCTCTTGTGTCCGTATCTTCAAGCGAGGGACGTAGATCACTACATTTGAGCAGGACAGAATTGATATACGGATTGGCGGGGTTTTTCGGTAGCATAGCGTCTGGCCACCTTTTCCAGTTGTATGTGGTTGAGAACAAACAAGGGGTAGTGCTTGTGGTTCTGAGTGTATTGCTGTATCTTTTCTGCTTTTTATACGTTGTTTTTGTGCTTAAAACGAGTCACGATGATCGAAAGTCAAGGAGCAGCCAAGATGGGCAAGATGGGCAAGAAATTGGAATACTGAATCATCGTTACCGTGATATTGTTAATGTCGTCCTCCTGTTCGCCAGTGCCATTCTGTATGATATTGCTGTTGCGGGTGCTATGGAGATTTTGATGTCTTTTGTAAGGAAAGAACCCTTAAACTGGAATGCTGTATACGTGGGATATGGCAACGCAGCAGGCTTCGCAATCTTCTTCACGAGTTTCCTCGGGGTCTTTGTTTTCTCCAAATGCGCAAGCGATACCACCTTGATCATAATTGGAATGCTGTCCTTCGCTGCCGGAATTTATTTTATGGCCTTCGTGACAGCAACATACATGTTCTATCTAG CTCGAACTTTGACTCTGTTTGCACTCATCCCGATGCCAATCATTCGCTCTCTGTTGTCCAAACAAGTCCAGGGCTCTTCGTGTG GGAAAATTCTCACAATGCTGCAGCTCTCCTTTTCCCTGGCCAGCCTGGCCTATTCCCCAATCTTCACTAAGGTTTACCAGGCTACGCTCGAGTGGTTCCCTGGATTCACCTTCCTCTTCTCCAGCATACTCACAGTCCTCGCCATCATACCCACAAG cATTGTGGGCTGCAGGACCGCCAGACAGGAGGGTTATGAGAGGATACAGGGTAACTGA